A single Methylobacterium sp. 17Sr1-1 DNA region contains:
- the bchB gene encoding ferredoxin:protochlorophyllide reductase (ATP-dependent) subunit B — protein sequence MQLTLWTYEGPPHIGAMRVATAMRGLHYVLHAPQGDTYADLLFTMIERHGARPPVTYTTFQARDLGSDTAEIFKQAVAAAYDRFRPQAMIVGASCTAELLQDDPAGLSRALGLPIPVIPLELPAYQKKENWGASETFYRVVRTLAGPRTDPARIQASCNILGPTSLGFRHRDDLREVRGLLGELGIVVNVVAPLGATPTDLGRLGNAAFNVVLYPEVARSAAQWLERTHGQPFVETTPIGVKGTTAFVEAVAALAGIDPVPVLDGEGSRLPWYSRSVDSTYLTGKRVFVFGDATHAVAAARVASREIGFSVVGLGTYSREFAREVRAEATAHGIEALITDDYLAVEAAIAAAQPELVLGTQMERHIAKRLGIPCAVISAPMHVQDVPARHAPQMGFEGANVLFDTFVHPLMMGLEEHLLAMFRDDPEFHDGVAPSHLGGRPREEAATVLVAAPVTADVPVVWSIEAERELKKVPFFVRGKARHNTERFARERALPLITVETLYDAKAHFSR from the coding sequence ATGCAGCTCACGCTCTGGACCTACGAGGGGCCCCCTCACATCGGTGCGATGCGGGTCGCCACCGCGATGCGCGGCCTGCACTACGTGCTGCACGCGCCGCAGGGCGACACCTACGCCGACCTGCTCTTCACCATGATCGAGCGGCACGGCGCCCGCCCGCCGGTGACCTACACCACCTTCCAGGCCCGCGACCTCGGCTCCGACACCGCCGAGATCTTCAAGCAGGCGGTCGCCGCCGCCTATGACCGCTTCCGCCCGCAGGCGATGATCGTCGGCGCCTCCTGCACCGCCGAGCTGCTGCAGGACGACCCGGCCGGGCTGTCGCGGGCGCTCGGCCTGCCGATCCCGGTGATCCCGCTGGAGCTGCCGGCCTACCAGAAGAAGGAGAACTGGGGCGCCTCCGAGACCTTCTACCGCGTCGTGCGGACGCTCGCCGGCCCGCGCACCGACCCAGCCCGGATCCAGGCCAGCTGCAACATCCTCGGGCCGACCTCGCTGGGTTTCCGCCACCGCGACGACCTGCGGGAGGTGCGCGGGCTCCTCGGGGAACTCGGCATCGTGGTGAACGTCGTGGCGCCGCTGGGCGCCACGCCGACCGATCTCGGGCGCCTCGGGAACGCCGCCTTCAACGTCGTCCTCTATCCGGAAGTCGCGCGCAGCGCCGCGCAATGGCTGGAGCGCACCCACGGCCAGCCCTTCGTCGAGACGACGCCGATCGGCGTGAAGGGCACGACCGCCTTCGTCGAGGCGGTGGCGGCGCTCGCCGGAATCGATCCGGTACCGGTCCTCGACGGGGAAGGCTCGCGCCTGCCCTGGTACTCCCGCTCGGTCGATTCGACGTACCTGACGGGAAAGCGCGTCTTCGTCTTCGGCGACGCCACCCACGCGGTCGCGGCGGCCCGGGTCGCTTCGCGCGAGATCGGCTTCTCCGTCGTCGGGCTCGGCACCTACTCGCGCGAATTCGCCCGCGAGGTGCGGGCGGAAGCCACCGCCCACGGCATCGAGGCGCTGATCACCGACGATTACCTGGCGGTCGAGGCGGCGATCGCGGCGGCGCAGCCGGAACTGGTGCTCGGCACCCAGATGGAGCGCCACATCGCCAAGCGTCTCGGCATCCCCTGCGCGGTGATCTCGGCGCCGATGCACGTGCAGGACGTGCCGGCCCGCCACGCGCCGCAGATGGGCTTCGAGGGCGCGAACGTCCTGTTCGACACCTTCGTCCACCCGCTGATGATGGGGCTGGAGGAGCACCTGCTGGCGATGTTCCGGGACGACCCGGAATTCCATGACGGTGTCGCCCCTTCTCACCTCGGCGGCCGGCCGCGCGAGGAGGCCGCGACGGTCCTCGTCGCGGCGCCCGTCACCGCCGACGTGCCGGTGGTCTGGTCGATCGAGGCCGAGCGCGAGCTGAAGAAGGTCCCGTTCTTCGTGCGGGGCAAGGCCCGCCACAACACCGAACGCTTCGCCCGCGAGCGGGCGCTCCCGCTCATCACCGTCGAGACCCTGTACGATGCCAAAGCGCATTTCAGCCGGTGA
- the bchF gene encoding 2-vinyl bacteriochlorophyllide hydratase, translating into MATSTDRPFLYSEAERRRRDASPWTLVQGVLAPLQFAIFLISLALVSRTLATGEGVALANASVVAKTLALYAIMVTGSLWEKAVFGRYLFAPAFYWEDVVSMLVLALHTAYLVALATGALGTAGLMLLALAAYASYLVNAGQFLLKLRAARLQAPAYAVGVAR; encoded by the coding sequence ATGGCGACGTCCACGGACCGGCCGTTTCTCTACAGCGAAGCCGAGCGCCGCCGCCGGGACGCCTCACCCTGGACCCTGGTCCAGGGGGTCTTGGCGCCGCTCCAGTTCGCGATCTTCCTCATCAGCCTCGCCCTCGTCTCGCGCACGCTGGCGACTGGGGAGGGGGTCGCTCTCGCCAACGCCTCGGTGGTGGCCAAGACCCTCGCGCTCTACGCGATCATGGTCACCGGCTCCCTCTGGGAAAAGGCGGTGTTCGGGCGCTACCTCTTCGCCCCGGCCTTCTACTGGGAGGACGTGGTCAGCATGCTGGTGCTGGCGCTCCACACCGCCTACCTGGTGGCGCTGGCGACGGGGGCTCTCGGCACCGCCGGGCTGATGCTGCTGGCGCTCGCGGCCTACGCCAGCTACCTCGTCAATGCCGGCCAGTTCCTGCTCAAGCTGCGGGCCGCCCGGCTGCAGGCCCCCGCCTATGCCGTGGGGGTCGCCCGATGA
- a CDS encoding cobalamin B12-binding domain-containing protein: MRWRDDLAQVVEAEIIPRLMLAHRSERPVRRFPARLSGADDIGRLGALLLLPEDRDVLAEIRGLIADGMSLEEVLTGLLAPTARHIGRLWEEDLCDFVQVTTAMARLRRLVHDLETLSLDPHPVDPASRRVLLVPAPGETHTFGLTLAAHFFAEAGWEVTTSFDPHLADALERLRTEWFDVIGLALSCDVCLDRLVAAVPVLRRASRNRDLQVIVGGPAFHGRPDRIRLAGADAVVDDARDAPGIVQSLLDLRIRAC, encoded by the coding sequence TTGCGCTGGCGGGACGATCTCGCTCAGGTCGTCGAGGCCGAGATCATTCCCCGGCTGATGCTCGCCCACCGCAGCGAACGGCCGGTGCGCCGTTTTCCGGCTCGCCTGAGCGGGGCCGACGATATCGGCCGCCTCGGCGCCCTGCTGCTGCTGCCCGAAGACCGCGACGTGCTGGCGGAGATCCGCGGCCTGATCGCGGACGGCATGAGCCTCGAGGAGGTGCTGACCGGGCTCCTCGCCCCCACCGCCCGGCATATCGGCCGGCTGTGGGAGGAGGACCTCTGCGACTTCGTCCAGGTGACGACCGCGATGGCCCGCCTGCGCCGCCTCGTCCACGACCTCGAGACGCTGTCCCTCGACCCGCATCCGGTCGATCCGGCGAGCCGGCGGGTCCTGCTGGTGCCGGCGCCGGGCGAGACCCATACCTTCGGGTTGACGCTGGCGGCCCACTTCTTCGCCGAGGCCGGCTGGGAGGTGACGACGAGCTTCGACCCCCATCTCGCCGACGCCCTGGAGCGCCTGCGGACCGAGTGGTTCGACGTGATCGGCCTGGCGCTCTCCTGCGACGTCTGCCTCGATCGGCTGGTCGCGGCGGTGCCGGTGCTGCGGCGCGCCTCGCGCAACCGCGACCTGCAGGTGATCGTCGGCGGCCCCGCCTTCCACGGCCGGCCCGACCGAATCCGGCTCGCCGGCGCCGACGCGGTCGTCGACGATGCGCGCGATGCACCCGGAATCGTGCAAAGCTTGCTTGATCTGCGGATTAGAGCCTGCTGA
- a CDS encoding ferredoxin:protochlorophyllide reductase (ATP-dependent) subunit N: protein MTALATPLASPVPCGPEIRHERGQRAVFCGLTGIVWLHRKIQDAFFLVVGSRTCAHLIQSAAGVMIFAEPRFATAIIEERDLAGLADAHEELDGVVRRLLERRPDIKLLFLVGSCPSEVIKLDLGRAATRLSASFAPDVRVLSYSGSGIETTFTQGEDACLASLVPDLPRGAQNDSSDQSLLVVGALADVVEDQFARLFADLGIADVRFLPGRRAADRAPVGPNTRYLLAQPFLTDTARALENRGATRIAAPFPLGAEGTTLWLAAAARAFGIPPSRLVAVTEAGRARAARALQAHRAALSRRRVFFFPDSQLEVPLARFLSREMGAELIEVGTPYLHRGHLAEDLALLPGGTVVTEGQSLDDQLDRCRAARPDLTICGLGLANPLEAEDLATKWSIELLFTPIQGYEQAGDLAGLFTRPLARRARLEG, encoded by the coding sequence ATGACGGCGCTCGCCACTCCCCTCGCGTCCCCCGTCCCTTGTGGCCCCGAGATCCGCCACGAGCGCGGCCAGCGGGCGGTGTTCTGCGGGCTGACCGGCATCGTCTGGCTGCACCGCAAGATCCAGGACGCGTTCTTCCTGGTCGTCGGCTCGCGCACCTGCGCCCACCTGATCCAGTCGGCCGCCGGGGTGATGATCTTCGCCGAGCCGCGCTTCGCCACCGCGATCATCGAGGAGCGGGACCTCGCCGGCCTCGCCGACGCGCACGAGGAGCTGGACGGCGTCGTGCGCCGCCTGCTGGAGCGCCGGCCCGACATCAAGCTCCTGTTCCTCGTCGGCTCCTGCCCGTCCGAGGTGATCAAGCTCGATCTCGGCCGCGCTGCGACGCGGCTCTCCGCCAGCTTCGCCCCGGACGTGCGGGTGCTCAGCTATTCCGGCAGCGGCATCGAGACGACGTTCACTCAAGGAGAGGATGCCTGCCTCGCCTCCCTCGTCCCGGATCTGCCGCGGGGCGCCCAAAACGACTCTTCCGACCAGTCGCTCCTCGTCGTCGGGGCGCTGGCCGACGTGGTCGAGGACCAGTTCGCGCGCTTGTTCGCCGATCTCGGTATCGCCGACGTGCGCTTCCTGCCCGGGCGCCGCGCGGCGGACCGGGCGCCGGTCGGCCCGAACACCCGCTATCTCCTCGCCCAGCCCTTCCTCACCGACACGGCGCGTGCCCTGGAGAACCGGGGCGCGACCCGCATCGCGGCGCCGTTCCCGCTCGGCGCCGAGGGCACGACCCTGTGGCTGGCGGCGGCCGCCCGCGCCTTCGGGATCCCGCCGTCGCGCCTCGTCGCGGTGACCGAGGCCGGCCGCGCCCGGGCCGCGCGGGCGCTCCAGGCGCATCGTGCGGCCCTCAGCCGGCGCCGGGTGTTCTTCTTCCCCGATTCGCAGCTCGAAGTGCCGCTCGCCCGCTTCCTGTCGCGGGAAATGGGGGCGGAGCTGATCGAGGTCGGCACGCCCTACCTGCATCGCGGCCACCTCGCCGAGGACCTGGCGCTGCTGCCCGGCGGCACGGTGGTGACGGAGGGGCAGAGCCTCGACGATCAGCTCGACCGCTGCCGGGCGGCCCGGCCCGACCTCACGATCTGCGGCCTCGGCCTCGCCAACCCGCTGGAGGCGGAGGACCTCGCGACCAAGTGGTCGATCGAGCTCCTGTTCACCCCGATCCAGGGCTACGAGCAGGCCGGCGACCTCGCCGGTCTGTTCACCCGACCGCTTGCCCGCCGCGCACGGCTGGAGGGCTAG
- the bchL gene encoding ferredoxin:protochlorophyllide reductase (ATP-dependent) iron-sulfur ATP-binding protein, giving the protein MNIAIRNPVPRREEGSLQVALDPDIRIETAKVFAVYGKGGIGKSTTSSNLSVAFSKLGKRVLQIGCDPKHDSTFTLTKRLAPTVIDALEAVQFHSEELRVEDFVVEGYNGVRCVEAGGPPAGTGCGGYVVGQTVKLLKEHHLLEDTDVVIFDVLGDVVCGGFASPLQHADRALIVTANDFDSIFAMNRIVAAIHAKSKNYGVRLGGVIANRSAKTDEIDRFNDAVGLKRLAHFQDLDVVRRSRLKKATLFEMDPSPELLAVQAEYLQLAEQLWAGVDPLPAVPMKDRDLFEFLGFD; this is encoded by the coding sequence ATGAACATCGCGATCCGAAACCCCGTGCCGCGGCGGGAGGAAGGAAGCCTCCAGGTCGCCCTCGACCCGGACATCCGCATCGAGACCGCCAAGGTCTTCGCCGTCTACGGCAAGGGCGGCATCGGCAAGAGCACGACCTCGTCGAATCTCTCGGTCGCGTTCTCGAAGCTCGGCAAGCGCGTGCTCCAGATCGGCTGCGACCCGAAGCACGATTCGACCTTCACGCTGACGAAGCGCCTGGCGCCCACCGTCATCGATGCGTTGGAAGCGGTGCAGTTCCACTCGGAGGAGCTGCGCGTCGAGGACTTCGTCGTCGAGGGCTATAACGGCGTGCGCTGCGTCGAGGCGGGGGGACCGCCCGCCGGCACCGGCTGCGGCGGCTACGTCGTCGGGCAGACGGTGAAGCTCCTGAAGGAGCATCACCTTCTGGAGGACACCGACGTGGTGATCTTCGACGTGCTCGGCGACGTCGTCTGCGGCGGCTTCGCCTCGCCGCTCCAGCATGCCGACCGGGCGCTGATCGTCACCGCCAACGACTTCGACTCGATCTTCGCGATGAACCGCATCGTCGCGGCGATCCACGCCAAGTCGAAGAATTACGGCGTGCGCCTCGGCGGCGTCATCGCCAACCGCTCGGCCAAGACCGACGAGATCGACCGGTTCAACGACGCGGTCGGCCTCAAGCGCCTGGCGCATTTCCAGGATCTCGACGTGGTGCGCCGCTCGCGCCTGAAGAAGGCGACGCTGTTCGAGATGGATCCCTCGCCGGAGCTGCTGGCGGTGCAGGCCGAGTACCTGCAGCTCGCCGAGCAGCTCTGGGCCGGCGTCGATCCGCTCCCGGCGGTGCCGATGAAGGACCGCGACCTGTTCGAGTTCCTGGGCTTCGACTGA
- a CDS encoding magnesium chelatase subunit H, with the protein MPKRISAGERVSALPELRVVIVTLDNHLAGAVERARRVLAETAPTLVLGFHAAAEWETDPSALEACRADVARADIVLAAMLFMDEHVRAVLPALLARRPHCDAMVGCLSAAEVVRTTRMNRFAMDGSQRGALDFLKRLRGKSGPGGTQGSGARQMALIRQIPRILRFIPGSAQDVRAYFLTLQYWLAGSDENVVNLVRFLAGRYAAGPRAAWRRHLTAAEPLAYPETGLYHPRLAERVTERLDWLPASGKGGRVGLLLMRSYVLAGNTAHYDGVIAALEARGLTVVPAFASGLDNRPAVEKFFLRDGRPAIDALVSLTGFSLVGGPAYNDAAAASAMLARLDVPYLAAQAVEFQSLEQWEASARGLSPVEATMMVAIPELDGATAPMVFGGRAAGGAESRDMAVHPERTARLADRVARLVALRSRARAERKVAVVLFNFPPNAGATGTAAFLSVWESLHRVLRGLEADGYSVEVPESVEALRARVLDGNAARYGTPANVAHRISADEHVRREAHLAEIEAQWGPAPGRHQSDGGGILVLGAHFDNVFVGVQPAFGYEGDPMRLLFEQGFSPTHAFSAFYRYLREDFCADVVLHFGTHGALEFMPGKQTGLSAACWPERLIGALPNIYLYAANNPSEGTLAKRRAAATLVSYLTPSLAQAGLYRGLIDLKASLERRRALPPEDAAEREKLAILIHGQALALDLAEGEEWGEGAEQRIAALSVRLVELEHTLIPHGLHVVGQGTPAEERVDLLLALAESIHGLAPGRAGIARLVGGAAPEEAIAVAGLSADDATLAAFRALAETDRLLAEDHEIPALLRALDGRFLAPVAGGDVLRSPAILPTGRNLHGFDPYRIPSAFALADGRVQIERLLARHAADGGTYPESIALVLWGSDNLKSEGAPVAQALALMGAAPRFDGYGRLCGAVLIPLEDLGRPRIDVVATLSGIFRDLLPLQTKLLAEAAYLAATADEPEALNFVRKHALAHQAAQGIDIETAALRVFSNAEGAYGANLNHLVDSGRWEDEAELCETFSRRKSFAYGRTGQPEPRRALMQAVLAQVDLAYQNLDSVEVGVTSVDHYFDGLGGMARAVAKARGNAVPVYISDQTRGEGRVRSLSEQVALETRTRMLNPKWVEGMLGHGYEGVRQIDQHLTNTVGWSATTDQVAPWIYQRITETYVLDEAMRERMAALNPAASAKVAHRLIEAHRRGFWTPDPETRAALDRAEEALEDRLEGITAEAAA; encoded by the coding sequence ATGCCAAAGCGCATTTCAGCCGGTGAGAGGGTGAGCGCGCTGCCGGAGCTGCGCGTCGTCATCGTCACCCTCGACAACCACCTCGCCGGGGCGGTGGAGCGGGCGCGCCGGGTGCTGGCGGAGACGGCGCCCACCCTCGTCCTCGGCTTCCACGCCGCCGCCGAGTGGGAGACCGACCCCTCGGCCCTCGAGGCCTGCCGGGCCGATGTCGCGCGAGCCGACATCGTGCTCGCGGCGATGCTGTTCATGGACGAGCACGTCCGGGCGGTGCTGCCGGCGCTGCTCGCCCGCCGCCCGCATTGCGACGCGATGGTGGGTTGCCTCTCGGCGGCCGAGGTCGTGCGCACCACCCGGATGAACCGCTTCGCCATGGACGGGTCGCAGCGCGGCGCGCTCGACTTTCTGAAGCGCCTGCGCGGCAAGTCGGGCCCCGGTGGGACCCAGGGCAGCGGCGCGCGCCAGATGGCGCTGATCCGCCAGATCCCCCGGATCCTGCGCTTCATCCCGGGCTCGGCCCAGGACGTGCGCGCCTATTTCCTGACCCTGCAATACTGGCTCGCCGGCTCGGACGAGAACGTCGTCAACCTCGTGCGCTTCCTCGCCGGCCGCTACGCCGCCGGTCCGCGCGCCGCCTGGCGCCGGCATCTCACGGCCGCCGAGCCCCTGGCCTATCCGGAGACCGGCCTCTACCACCCGCGGCTTGCCGAACGCGTGACCGAACGCCTCGACTGGCTGCCGGCCTCCGGCAAGGGGGGCCGCGTCGGCCTCCTGCTGATGCGCTCCTACGTGCTCGCCGGCAACACCGCCCATTACGATGGGGTGATCGCGGCGCTCGAAGCGCGCGGGCTCACGGTCGTGCCGGCCTTCGCCAGCGGGCTCGACAACCGCCCGGCGGTCGAAAAATTCTTCCTGCGCGACGGCCGGCCGGCGATCGACGCGCTGGTGTCGCTCACCGGCTTCTCCCTCGTCGGCGGGCCGGCCTACAACGACGCCGCCGCCGCGAGCGCGATGCTGGCGCGGCTCGACGTGCCCTACCTCGCGGCGCAAGCGGTCGAGTTCCAGAGCCTGGAGCAGTGGGAGGCCTCCGCCCGCGGCCTGTCGCCGGTCGAGGCGACCATGATGGTGGCGATCCCGGAACTCGATGGCGCAACCGCCCCGATGGTGTTCGGTGGCCGCGCCGCCGGCGGGGCTGAGTCCCGCGACATGGCGGTGCATCCCGAGCGAACGGCTCGCCTGGCCGACCGGGTGGCGCGGCTCGTTGCCTTGCGGTCCCGCGCACGGGCCGAGCGCAAGGTCGCGGTGGTCCTGTTCAATTTCCCGCCGAATGCCGGCGCCACCGGCACCGCCGCCTTCCTGTCGGTGTGGGAATCACTCCACCGGGTGCTCCGGGGCCTGGAGGCGGACGGCTATTCCGTCGAGGTCCCTGAGAGCGTCGAGGCCCTGCGCGCCCGGGTGCTCGACGGCAATGCCGCCCGATACGGCACGCCGGCCAACGTCGCCCACCGCATCTCGGCCGACGAGCACGTGCGGCGCGAGGCGCATCTCGCCGAGATCGAGGCGCAGTGGGGCCCGGCGCCGGGCCGCCACCAGAGCGACGGCGGCGGGATCCTGGTGCTCGGGGCCCACTTCGACAACGTCTTCGTCGGGGTGCAGCCGGCCTTCGGCTACGAGGGCGACCCGATGCGCCTGCTGTTCGAGCAGGGTTTTTCCCCGACCCACGCCTTCTCGGCCTTCTACCGCTACCTGCGCGAGGACTTTTGCGCCGACGTCGTGCTGCATTTCGGCACCCACGGGGCGCTCGAATTCATGCCCGGCAAGCAGACCGGGCTGTCGGCCGCCTGCTGGCCCGAGCGGCTGATCGGTGCGCTGCCCAATATCTACCTCTACGCCGCCAACAACCCGTCGGAGGGTACCCTCGCCAAGCGCCGGGCGGCGGCGACGCTCGTGAGCTACCTGACCCCGAGCCTCGCCCAGGCCGGGCTCTATCGCGGGCTCATCGATCTGAAGGCGTCGCTGGAGCGCCGCCGCGCCCTGCCGCCGGAGGATGCGGCCGAGCGGGAAAAGCTCGCGATCCTCATCCACGGCCAGGCGCTCGCGCTCGACCTCGCCGAGGGCGAGGAATGGGGCGAGGGTGCGGAACAGCGCATCGCCGCCCTGTCGGTGCGGCTCGTCGAGCTCGAACACACCCTGATCCCGCACGGCCTGCACGTGGTGGGGCAGGGCACCCCGGCGGAGGAGCGGGTCGACCTGCTGCTGGCGCTGGCCGAATCCATCCACGGCCTCGCGCCGGGCCGCGCCGGCATCGCCCGGCTGGTCGGGGGCGCCGCGCCGGAGGAGGCGATCGCGGTCGCGGGCCTGTCCGCCGACGATGCGACGCTCGCCGCCTTCCGGGCGCTGGCCGAGACCGACCGGCTGCTCGCCGAGGACCACGAGATCCCGGCCCTGCTGCGCGCCCTCGACGGCCGCTTCCTCGCCCCGGTCGCCGGCGGGGACGTGCTGCGCTCGCCCGCGATCCTGCCGACCGGGCGCAACCTGCACGGCTTCGACCCCTACCGGATCCCGAGCGCCTTCGCGCTGGCCGACGGCCGGGTCCAGATCGAGCGGCTGCTCGCCCGCCACGCGGCCGATGGCGGCACCTATCCGGAGAGCATCGCGCTCGTCCTGTGGGGCAGCGACAACCTGAAGAGCGAAGGCGCCCCGGTCGCCCAGGCCCTCGCGCTGATGGGCGCCGCGCCGCGCTTCGACGGCTACGGCCGGCTCTGCGGCGCGGTGCTGATCCCGCTCGAAGATCTCGGACGCCCGCGCATCGACGTGGTCGCGACCCTCTCGGGCATCTTTCGCGATCTGCTGCCGCTCCAGACGAAGCTTTTGGCGGAAGCCGCCTATCTCGCCGCCACCGCCGACGAGCCGGAGGCGCTGAACTTCGTGCGCAAGCATGCGCTCGCCCATCAGGCGGCGCAGGGGATCGACATCGAGACCGCGGCGCTCCGGGTCTTCAGCAACGCGGAAGGAGCCTACGGCGCCAACCTCAACCACCTCGTCGATTCCGGACGCTGGGAGGACGAGGCCGAGCTGTGCGAGACGTTCTCGCGCCGCAAGAGCTTCGCCTATGGCCGCACCGGCCAGCCGGAGCCGCGCCGCGCCCTGATGCAGGCGGTGCTGGCGCAGGTCGACCTCGCCTACCAGAACCTCGATTCGGTCGAGGTCGGGGTGACCAGCGTCGACCATTACTTCGACGGGCTCGGCGGCATGGCCCGCGCCGTGGCGAAGGCCCGGGGCAATGCGGTCCCCGTCTATATCAGCGACCAGACCCGCGGCGAGGGCCGGGTGCGCTCGCTCTCCGAGCAGGTGGCGCTGGAGACCCGCACCCGCATGCTCAACCCGAAATGGGTCGAGGGGATGCTGGGCCACGGCTACGAGGGCGTGCGCCAGATCGACCAGCACCTCACGAATACCGTGGGCTGGTCGGCCACCACCGACCAGGTCGCGCCCTGGATCTACCAGCGCATCACCGAGACCTACGTCCTCGACGAGGCGATGCGCGAGCGCATGGCGGCGCTCAACCCCGCCGCCTCGGCCAAGGTCGCCCACCGCCTGATCGAGGCGCATCGGCGCGGCTTCTGGACCCCGGACCCCGAGACCCGTGCCGCCCTCGACCGGGCCGAGGAGGCCCTGGAGGACCGGCTCGAAGGCATCACCGCGGAGGCTGCCGCATGA
- the ppsR gene encoding transcriptional regulator PpsR, with the protein MLRDAVSRLDPRMTGSLVAAASDVSLVVDGEGVIRDAAFGADGLYEEAGDSWLGRRWIDTVTAESRPKVLSLIEDAAPHAVTRWRQVNHPSAQGGVDVPIRYAALRVPDDDRIIVIGRDLRALSALQQRLTESQQALERDYARLRSAETRYRVLFQLAGEPILIVDAGTRRVTEINPAAARLLGRAVKRIVGRDLVDLFEPEGARAVQALLVGLRLTGQAEDLTARLAQRRGEARVSATLFREEAGMNILVRLAALNPAPHPVAPRSGALEVIEAMPEGFVVTDRDRRIIGANAAFLDLAQLATEHQAKGESLERWLGREGTEIAALFTTLTEHGSVRHFATVVRGEFGALDEVEVAAVSVPGGDRPCFGFTLRTLPRRVAAVAPGGRELPRSVEHMTELVGRVSMKALVRETTDLIERLCIEAALRITHDNRASAAEMLGLSRQGFYAKMRRYGLGDLDGTEEADDGAE; encoded by the coding sequence GTGCTGCGAGACGCCGTCTCCCGCCTCGATCCCCGGATGACGGGTAGCCTCGTCGCTGCCGCCAGCGACGTGTCCCTCGTCGTCGACGGCGAAGGCGTGATCCGCGACGCCGCCTTCGGCGCCGACGGCCTGTACGAGGAGGCGGGCGACAGCTGGCTCGGCCGGCGCTGGATCGACACCGTGACGGCGGAGAGCCGGCCGAAGGTCCTGAGCCTGATCGAGGACGCCGCCCCCCACGCGGTCACGCGCTGGCGCCAGGTCAACCACCCCTCCGCGCAGGGCGGCGTCGACGTGCCGATCCGCTACGCGGCCCTGCGCGTGCCCGACGACGACCGCATCATCGTGATCGGCCGGGATCTCCGGGCGCTCTCGGCCCTGCAGCAGCGCCTGACCGAATCGCAGCAGGCCCTGGAGCGCGACTATGCCCGCCTGCGCAGCGCCGAGACCCGCTACCGCGTGCTGTTCCAGCTCGCCGGCGAGCCGATCCTGATCGTCGATGCGGGCACGCGCCGCGTCACCGAGATCAACCCGGCCGCCGCCCGGCTCCTCGGCCGGGCGGTCAAGCGCATCGTCGGGCGCGACCTCGTCGACCTGTTCGAGCCCGAAGGCGCCCGCGCCGTCCAGGCCTTGCTGGTGGGCCTGCGCCTCACCGGGCAGGCGGAGGATCTGACCGCCCGCCTCGCCCAGCGGCGCGGCGAAGCGCGGGTCTCCGCCACTTTGTTTCGCGAGGAGGCCGGGATGAACATCCTGGTCCGCCTCGCCGCCCTCAATCCGGCCCCGCATCCGGTGGCGCCGCGCTCGGGCGCGCTCGAGGTGATCGAGGCGATGCCCGAAGGCTTCGTCGTCACCGACCGCGACCGGCGCATCATCGGCGCCAACGCCGCCTTCCTCGACCTCGCCCAGCTCGCCACCGAGCATCAGGCCAAGGGCGAATCGCTGGAGCGCTGGCTCGGGCGCGAGGGCACCGAGATCGCCGCCCTGTTCACGACCCTGACCGAGCACGGCTCGGTGCGCCATTTCGCCACCGTGGTGCGGGGCGAGTTCGGCGCGCTCGACGAGGTCGAGGTCGCGGCGGTCTCGGTGCCGGGCGGCGACCGGCCCTGCTTCGGCTTCACCCTGCGCACCCTGCCCCGCCGCGTCGCCGCCGTGGCGCCGGGCGGGCGCGAATTGCCGCGCTCGGTCGAGCACATGACCGAGCTCGTCGGCCGCGTGTCGATGAAGGCCCTGGTGCGCGAGACCACCGACCTGATCGAGCGCCTCTGCATCGAGGCGGCCCTGCGCATCACCCACGACAACCGCGCCTCGGCGGCCGAGATGCTGGGCCTCAGCCGGCAGGGCTTCTACGCCAAGATGCGCCGCTACGGCCTCGGCGACCTCGACGGAACGGAAGAGGCGGATGACGGCGCTGAGTGA